From a single Papaver somniferum cultivar HN1 unplaced genomic scaffold, ASM357369v1 unplaced-scaffold_19, whole genome shotgun sequence genomic region:
- the LOC113338748 gene encoding omega-3 fatty acid desaturase, endoplasmic reticulum-like, translating to MASWFSPKYGLRSILRLPRTLFSASANRVHKNNEYQQTKINEVQNEEGEDKNDGFNPGAPPPFKIAEIRNAIPKHCWIKNPWRSMSYVFRDILVVAALAASAEYFNNWVFWIFYWAAQGTMFWAIFVLGHDCGHGSFSNSQKLNSIVGHLLHSFILVPYNGWRISHRTHHQNHGHVENDESWHPLTEKVYRNMDDTSRSLRFTVPFPMFAYPIYLWRRSPGKKGSHFDPNSDLFAPNERSCVVISTLCWMTMAASLVVCSCVVGPIRVIKLYGIPYWIFVMWLDMVTYLHHHGHEQKLPWYRGEEWSYLRGGLTTVDRDYGWINNIHHDIGTHVIHHLFPQIPHYHLVEATKAAKHVLGKYYREPKKSGPLPIHLVGNLINSMKQDHYVSDSGEVVYYQTDDQLFEKSKNKSE from the exons ATGGCGAGTTGGTTCTCACCTAAATATGGTCTTAGATCCATTCTTCGTCTTCCCAGAACCTTATTCTCAGCTTCAGCAAACAGAGTGCACAAGAACAATGAATATCAACAGACAAAGATAAATGAGGTTCAAAATGAAGAGGGGGAGGATAAAAATGATGGTTTTAATCCAGGTGCACCACCTCCATTTAAGATTGCTGAGATCCGTAATGCCATTCCTAAACACTGTTGGATCAAGAATCCATGGAGGTCGATGAGTTATGTTTTCAGGGATATTCTTGTGGTTGCTGCATTAGCTGCTTCTGCTGAGTATTTTAATAACTGGGTTTTCTGGATTTTCTATTGGGCTGCTCAAGGAACCATGTTCTGGGCTATCTTTGTTCTTGGCCATGACTG CGGCCATGGGAGCTTTTCAAACAGTCAGAAGCTTAACAGTATTGTTGGACATCTTCTTCATTCGTTCATTCTTGTGCCTTATAATGGATg GAGAATCAGTCACAGAACACATCACCAGAATCATGGACACGTTGAGAATGATGAATCATGGCACCCG TTGACTGAGAAGGTTTACAGAAACATGGATGATACTAGTCGAAGCCTTCGATTCACCGTTCCGTTCCCCATGTTTGCATACCCAATATATCTG TGGCGCAGAAGTCCCGGAAAGAAGGGTTCTCATTTCGACCCAAACAGTGATTTGTTTGCACCAAATGAGAGGAGCTGTGTGGTTATCTCTACCCTTTGCTGGATGACAATGGCAGCATCACTTGTAGTATGTTCTTGTGTAGTAGGTCCAATCCGAGTCATCAAGTTATACGGCATACCATATTGG ATCTTTGTAATGTGGTTGGATATGGTTACCTACTTGCATCACCACGGCCACGAGCAAAAGCTTCCTTGGTACAGAGGAGAG GAATGGAGTTATCTAAGAGGAGGGCTCACAACAGTTGATCGTGATTACGGGTGGATCAATAACATTCATCACGACATTGGAACTCATGTTATCCATCATCTATTCCCCCAGATTCCACATTATCATTTGGTTGAAGCA ACCAAGGCAGCTAAACATGTGTTAGGTAAGTATTACCGGGAGCCAAAGAAATCAGGGCCACTCCCAATTCATTTAGTTGGAAACCTAATAAACAGCATGAAACAAGACCATTACGTCAGTGATAGCGGGGAGGTTGTGTATTATCAAACCGATGATCAGTTGTTTGAAAAGTCTAAAAACAAGTCAGAGTAA